Part of the Virgibacillus necropolis genome, TTGTATCGAATTATTTACATGACAAAATAAAAATTGGTAGTACCCTTCCAATTACCGCACCATCAGGTGATTTTATCTTGGATCAAACAAATGATAGTCCACTGGTTTTGATTAGCGGTGGTGTAGGCCTAACACCAATGATGAGCATGCTGGGAACTGTCGTGAAGCAGCAGCCGGAGCGCATGGTATATTTTATCCATGCTGCACAATCTAGTAACGTCCATGCAATGCATAGTGCTGTAAAAGAAATTAGCCATAGATATAATCAGGTTTCATCCTACGTTATTTATGGGCACCCAACATATGAAGACAAATTAATAAAGAATCACGATAAAGAAGGCTATATCGATGACGAATGGTTAACAAAGATTCTTCCAACCTATGATGCTTCCTTCTATTTCTGTGGGCCAGCACCATTTATGCGAACAGTATATCAATTGTTAAAAGGTCACCAAGTCGATGAGAGTAATATTAATTATGAATTTTTCGGCCCAGCATCAAGCATAACTGGATGATGCTTTTAATAAATTGCTAGTTCCGAGTTAGGTTAACTTGAAAAATTAGAGGAAAGTGATATGATTATCAAATATTATAGGTTCGGATATATTGAAAACTAGCCTGAAGCGATGCTATAAATCATGTATAATAAAAAAATGGGAAGGCTCGTCAAAATGGCCTTCCTTCTTTTGTTTTTTGTTAAATTAAATGTTGAAAATAAATCGTTTACTAGGGTGTTAGAAAGCTAGAAAAGGGGGATAGTTGTTCTTATTTAGAAGGACAATACACCATGAAAATCATCAGAATCATTATCCAGATAGCGGTTTTATATGCCATTTCCTTTATTGGAGAAGTTCTACACGATTATCTCCATATACCACTTCCGGGAAGTATTATTGGACTCCTATTGTTATTAGTTGGTTTATCCTTAAAAATTATCCCTGCTAAATGGATTGAAAACGGAGCTGGATTTATACTAGCTTATTTGCCTATATTTTTTATACCTGCTACGGTTGGAGTCATGAATTACCCTTCCTTATTTTCTTGGAGCGGCGTTGTGTTAATAGCGGTAGTTGTTTGTAGCACCATTGTCACCATGATAGCAGCAGGAACAATGGGTCAATTCCACGAAAGACTAAGTCAGAAAAGATTGGAGAAGAAGAAATGCAACAAACAGTTTACGCAATCATCATGATCCTTCTAACTGTCGGTGTCTTTTTAGTGATGAGACGATTATATATACGTTTCCCTTTTCAACTTTTACTCCCTATGCTGACTTCCACTGTCTTAATTATATCTATTTTGCTATTATTCCATATTTCATACGAAGACTATATGGTTGGTGGAGAATGGATTAATACTTTTTTGGGTCCAGCTGTTGTTTCGCTTGCTTATCCCTTATATAAACAACGAAAAGTATTAGTGACATATATATTTCCCATATTAAGTGGTGTTTTTGCGGGAATATGTAGTGCCATGGTTAGTGGACTTTTATTTGCTAAAGTCCTAGGGGTTGATCGAAGCCTGATTCTTTCTCTTATCCCTAAATCTATTACAACACCTGTGGCAATCCAAGTTTCTTCCGTCATAGGGGGCGTCCCTTCCATCACGGTCGTTTTTGTCATGATAGCGGGATTTACTGGTGTCATCTTAGGACCCTTTATTTTCAAATGGACTCGAATTCAAAGTTCATTAGGGAGAGGAATTGCGTTTGGTAGTGCCTCTCACGCCATTGGTACGTCAAAGGCTTTTGAATATGGTGAATTAACTGTCTCGATGAGTTCGGTTGCCATGACCTTGAGCGCGATATTTGGTTCTGTTATAGGACCGTTATTTGTGTGGTTGTTTCATATTTAATAATTAGAAATATGTTAAAGTAAAAGAGAGTTTCCTTTAAAAGTTTAAGCACTTGCGCTTTTTATAATAGAAGAGCGTGTTCAAAAAGGAGGATAAAAAGGACCGAGTCGTCTAAAGTCGCAACGTCCTGTTGCAACGCCGACACTAGCACGTCCTGTGCGTCGAAAGTTCGAGGCAGCGTAGCTTTGAGTCCCGGAACGTATGGTCTTAATACGTGAGGAGACGATCTAGCACGCAGGAAAAGCGTTCTCCTTTTCCAAGGAACGGAAAAGCAAGCTAACGAAGAAATTCGATGTGTCATTTTTACCGGACTTTTTGAACATCCTCTAGAAAGGGTTTTTTAAATGAGTAAAACGGTTGTATTAGCAGAGAAACCTTCAGTTGGACGTGATATCGCACGTGTCCTGAATTGTACTAAAAAAGGTAATGGCTATATGGAGGGTCCTTCCTATATTGTTACATGGGCTCTTGGCCATTTAGTTACGCTCGCAGATCCAGAAATATATGATGATAAATATAAAACATGGAAGCTTGATGATTTACCAATGCTTCCGCCTCATTTAAAGCTTGTTGTGATGAAAAAAACGGGTAAGCAGTTTAATGCGGTAAAAACGCAGCTTAATCGTAACGACGTAAGTGAAATTGTTATTGCAACAGATGCTGGACGAGAAGGTGAACTTGTTGCCAGATGGATTTTGGAAAAAGCACGTGTGAAAAAGCCTGTAAAGCGTCTGTGGATTTCGTCTGTAACAGACAAGGCGATAAAAGATGGGTTCAAACAGTTAAAACCAGGCGACCGCTATTTGAATTTATTTGACGCAGCAGTGGCTCGGTCAGAAGCGGATTGGTATGTTGGCTTGAATGCGACTCGTGCATTGACTACAAAACATAATGCTCAGTTGTCTGGCGGACGGGTACAAACGCCAACACTTGCCATGATTCAAGCACGTGAGAATGAGATCAAAGCATTTAAGCCACAACAGTTTTATGGTATCCAAGCGGTTACGGATAAAGGGCTAAAATTCACTTGGGTGGACGTGAAAAATAATAATCGAATGTTTGCTAAAGACAAGGCCGATTCAGTTTTGCAAAAAGTAAAGAACAAAGCTGCTACAATTGTCTCGGTTGAAAAAACACATAAGAAAAAATATGCAGCACAATTATACGATTTAACCGAGCTTCAACGAGACGCAAACCGGATCTTCAATTTTTCCGGAAAACAAACCTTATCAATCATGCAAAAATTGTATGAGCGGCATAAAGCATTAACCTATCCACGAACAGATTCACGGGTGATTTCATCGGATATTGTACCGACTTTGAAAGACCGAGTAAAGGCATGTGGTATTGACCAATATGCACGTTTTGCTAGCAAGGTATTAAATCGCGAGTTTAAGCTTTCTAAAACTGTTGTCGATAATGCGAAAGTATCGGATCACCATGCCATCATTCCAACCGAACAATCTGTTGTTTTGGAGGATCTAGATGATAAGGAACGAAAGATTTATGATTTAGTCGTGAAACGGTTCCTTGCAGTGTTGTCTGCCCCGCATGAATATGAGCAAACATCAGTGGAAGCGAAGATTGGTGAAGAAAGGTTTACTGCAAAAGGTAAACGTGTGACCAAACAAGGCTGGAAAGAAATTTATGATAACCGGTTTGACGATGATGACGAAGCAGATCAAACACTGCCAAAATTAGCAAAAGGGGATACGTTTGATAAAATAAAAGTTTCCCAAACGACTGGAGAAACAAAACCACCTGAGCGTTTTACGGAAGGTGGATTATTGCAAGCTATGGAAAACCCAGTTCGCTATATGAGTTCTGATGAGAAGCATTTAGCGGGAAGTCTGACAAAAACTGGTGGTCTAGGAACTGTGGCAACTCGTGCAGATATCATCGAGAAGCTTTTCAACGGCCAATATATGGATAAAAAAGGAAAACATCTATTTTTAACATCAAAAGGAAAACAGTTACTTGATCTAGTGCCAGAAGATTTACGCTCACCAGCACTCACAGCTGAGTGGGAGCAAAAGCTTGGCTTGATTGCAGATGGTAAGCTGAAAAAGGATGCATTTATTGCTGAGATGAAAGGCTATACAAAAGAAGTTGTGCAAGAAATCAAAGGTACAGACGCGTCATTCAAGCATGATAATATGACCGGAACCAAATGTCCCGATTGTGGCAAGTTAATGCTTGAGATTGATAATAAGAATGGAAGAATGCTTGTTTGCCAAGATCGATCCTGTGGACATAAAAAGAACATTGCCAAGCGAACGAATGCAAGATGCCCGAATTGTCATAAGCGACTTGAGCTACGCGGAGAAGGCGAAGGACAAATGTTCACATGCAAGTGTGGCCACCGCGAGAAACTTTCTACTTTTAATAAACGGAAAGAACAAGAGAAAAAGCATAAAGTATCTAAAAAAGATGTTAATAAATATTTGAAGAAAAATGATGACGATGGGTTTAAAAACAATGCCTTGGCCGATGCGTTGGCGAAGTTGAAGAAATAAAGTTATCTAGAAGATTTCCTGCTAAAAATTGCGGGGAGTCTTTTTTTGATTTAATTCTTGCTGGCAAAAGGAGGAGTTTGAGTTGATTATTGGAAGTTAAAAAACTGCATGCTTATAATCAAAAACCTTTTGCTTATCTAAAGTAATAGGGTTTCGTTTACTTTTGTAAATTTTGTAAGTTTCACCTTTTTCTAATATTATGGTAAATTAAATAGTAGTTCAGTCCTCAAGGAGTTGTCATACATAATGAAAACGGTTAGCTTACAGACAAAAATATTAGGTTTAATTATAACATTAGTTTTATTAGTGACGATTTTTCTTACGGGAATTATAGCTTACATAGAATCAGAAGAAACTTCAGAAAATATAGGGAAGCGTGCCTTACAGGTGGCAACAACAATATCATTTATGCCTTCAATCAGAAATGCTTATAAACTGGATCAACCTCAAACGGTCATCCAGCCGATTGCAGAGAAGATTAGAAAAAAAGTTGGCGCGGAATTTATAGTAATAGGAAATGCAGAGAGTATTAGGTATTCGCATCCAGATGAATGGAAATTAGGCAAGCGTATGGTGGGTGGAGATAACGCGAGAGCCCTAGTTCAGGGCGAATATTATACTTCTCGTGCAATAGGTAGCTTAGGACCATCACTACGGGGTAAAGCACCAATCTTTAATGAACAAGGGACAATAATTGGAATAGTTTCCGTGGGGTTTCTGGTAGAGGATATTAAATCAATCGTCTTTGATAAATTAGTAAAAATTAGTAGTATTTCTCTGGCAGTGCTATTTTTCGGTATACTGGGTGGTGTTTTATTAGCTCGCAATATTCGAAAAGATACAATGGGACTGGAGCCGCACGAAATTGCATCGTTATACCGTGATCGAAATGCCATTTTGCTTTCTATTAAGGAAGGTATCATTGCCATTGATAACAAAGGTTATATCACCATGATGAATCACTCAGCAAAAAGCATATTAGGGTTCACTGACGATAACCAATTAAAGAAGATAGAAGATGTCTTCCATAATACTAAAATGTATGAAGTTCTTAAAAGTGGTATCGGTAATAAAGATGAAGAGATGATTTTACGTGATCGAACAGTTATTGTGAATCGGACCCCCATTACTGAAGATAATGAGGTAGTGGGTGTTGTAGCAAGCTTTCGTGATAAAACAGAAATAAATGAAATGCTGAACGCCTTATCTGAAGTTAGAAGGTATTCGGAGGATCTGCGAGCACAGACGCATGAATTTACGAATAAATTATACGTTTTATCTGGATTGTTACAATTGAAGCACTATGACGAAGCAATCGAATTGATTCAAAAGGAATCTGCATTCCATTTAAACCAAAATAAGGTAGTCCTTGAACAAATTAAAGATAAAACAGTACAAGCAATTTTATTAGGTAAAATAAGTAAAGCATCCGAAAAAAAGGTGGATTTTCTTATTGACGAAAATTCCTCATTAAATGTGGTACCAAAAAACATTGATATGATAAAGTTAATAACAATACTAGGGAATTTAATAGATAATGCTTTCGAAGCTGTTGAAAATAACACCTTAAAAAAAGTGACCTTTTTCGCTACAGATATAGGTACAGATATTATATTTGATATCTCAGATAATGGAGTAGGGATAGCAGAAGAAAATATTGATACTATATTCGAAACAGGATTTTCTACTAAACAAGCATTTGATCGCGGTTATGGATTGGCATCCGTTAAAGATATTGTGGAAGAGTTGCACGGTGGAATTGAAGTCTCTAATCAAAACGATGGTGGAGCAGTTTTTTCTGTTTTTATACCAAAAAGTTTAAATGAGTAATAAGGTAGGTGACAAAGACAAAATGATAGATATATTAATTGCTGAAGATGATTACCGAGTTGGCAATATCCACGCGGAGTTTTTATCTAAAATAGCTGATGTTAAGGTAGTAGGTAAGGCATTGAACGGAAAGGAAACGTTGGAGTTAATAGAAAACCTCTCAGTCGATTTAATTTTACTAGATATTTTTATGCCAGATATATTAGGTACAGAACTTATTCGTCATATCCGTGATTCAAAGCCAAATATAGATATTATTATGATTTCAGCTGCGACAGATAAGTCAACGGTTGAGGAAGCTATACGTAGTGGCATATTTGATTATATTATTAAACCTGTTAAAATGGACCGGTTTATCGAAACGATTGAAAAATATAAGCATAGTAGAAAAATATTGAATAGAAAAGCAGAAGTTGATCAATCATTCTTAGATGATTATTTTGGACATCAGCACCATGAGATACATACTACTAAGAATACACCAAAAGGAATCGATCCTTTAACGTTAGAAAAAGTAAAAGAAATAATGGAAGAAAATAGATCAGGGACTACTGCAGAAGAGATGGGTTTTAAAATTGGTGCTTCAAGAACAACAGCTAGACGATACTTGGAATATCTAATTTCAATCGGTGTCTGTACGGCCCAATTAGAGTATGGAATTGTTGGAAGGCCTGAACGTAAATATCTTATGAATAAAAAAACATCTTGATTTAAAAACTTGATGTTTTTTTATTTTGCATAGTTTTAAGACAAGGCTTTTTTGACCGTGGTGAACAAAATGAACAAAATAAACAGAAGAGTTATTTTGCTGTTTATTTTGAAAACGGTTACATATCAGAAAAATTACATTACAGTAATAATCAATACCAATGATATTATTCATTGGAAAAAAATAAGGGGGAAATTAGTAGTGAACAAATTATTGTTATTTTTAGTGTTAGGCTTCTTAATGATTTTTACAGCAGCATGTTCCGACAGTGGTGAAAAAGCGAGCGGTTCAGATTCGGGTTCAGATTCAAATAGTGAATGGACTCCAGAAAAACCGATTGAAATTGTATCACCTTCAGGAGCAGGTGGTGGTTGGGATACCACTGCAAGAATGGTAGGGAAAACATTCAATGAAACAGGAATCATCGAACAAGATATTGGCATAGTCAACAAGCCAGGTGGCGGTGGCGCTGTTGGTTGGGCGTATGTACATGGGAAAGAAGGAAATGCAACAAACCTATTCATTTCATCACCACCAATCTTATTAGTCCCATTGAATGGTCAATCGGAATATGGTCATGAAGATTTTACACCTCTTGCCAATGTGATTGCGGATTATGCAGCATTTGCAGTTGCAGCTGATGCGAAATGGGATAATTTAAATGAGTTATTTGAAGATATGAAAAAAGATCCATCTAGTATCACCGTAATCGGGGCATCATCTCCAGGTAGTATGGATCATATTCAGTTCGTCAAAATTGCAAAAGCAGCTGGGGTTGATGTAACAAAAATTAAATATGTATCTGACCAAGACGGCGGTGCATTAACATCATTGTTAAACGGCAGTGTTGATGTTTATTCTACTGGTGTCGCAGAAACGGTAGAACAGGTTAAAGCAGGTAAGATTAAGGTTTTAGGGGTAACATCTGAAGAGCGTTTAGAGGGAGAAGTTCTATCCGATTTCCCTACTGCAAAAGAACAAGGAATAGATGCAACATTTGTGAATTGGCGTGGATTTTTTGGGCCACCAAATATGGATAAAGCAGCAGTTGAATTCTATGAGAAAAAGTTTAAAGAGCTAAGTGAATCGGATGAATTCGCTGAAATCCGTAAAAAGTATGGCTGGAGTGAAATGTACATGGATAGTGAAGAGTATAAAGCATTTTTAGATAAAGAAAAGGAAGAAATTAAAATGTTGTTAGAAGAATTGGGTCTATCTAAGTAAAGTAGAAATAGGTGAGTCAATGACCATAATCATTGGCTCTACTTTTTAGAAGGTGGTGTACGTATGTTTCATACATTAAATAAAAAGGTTTCCATTTTTTTAATTCTGTCAGGTATTTTTTATCTTGTTTTAAGTTTTGGACTACCATCCTATGAATATGTTCCTGTTGATGCTGATATCGTGCCAATAGGTCTTGGTATAGTATTAATTATCTTATCCATAATTCTCTACTTTGTTAAAGATCAGGAGAAGAAGGAAAATGATGACCGAATTTCCAAAAGTGAATTACCTGTCATCCTTGGAGTAATAGGTTTTATTATTCTTTATATTTTCTTCCTTGAAATTATCGGTTTTATTATTACGACCGTTTTATTTCTTTTTATTTGCTCATTATTTCTTGGATATAAGAAACACTTTATTAATGCGATTATATCGCTTAGTATTCCAATATTAATCTACTTATTATTTGATTCATTTTTACAAATTCAACTACCTACGGGAATTTTACCATTTTAATAAATTCTTTTAGACATGTAAGTATAAAGGAGGCAACAACATGGATGTATTTCAAGGATTGGCTCAGGGTTTTCAAGTTGCCCTTAGTTTTGAAGGATTATTGTTTGTATTAATTGGAGTTGTTGTCGGCACAGTTATTGGAATGATTCCTGGACTTGGGCCGATTACTGCGATTGCAGTTATGATTCCAATAACATATGGAATGGATCCAGCTATTGCTTTGTTATTAATGGCTGGGGTTTACTATGGTGCTGCATATGGCGGGGCAGCTTCATCAATATTATTAAATGCACCTGGGGTATCAGAAGCGGTTGCCACAACATTTGACGGGTATCCAATGGCAAAGCAAGGTAAAGCAGGAAAAGCATTAGCGATTGCCGCAATTGGATCTTTTGTCGGTGGAACAATCAGTATTATTTTTCTATCTTTTCTGGCTCCATTGCTTTCAAAAGTAGCTGTATCCTTTGGTCCCCCAGAATACTTTGCTTTGATGCTAATGGGATTAACTGCTATAGCAAGTCTTTCCGATGGTTCAACAGTTAAAGCACTTATTGCAGGTACAATTGGCCTAATGATTGCTACAATCGGAATTGATGCACAAACTGGAACGCCTCGTTTTACATTTGGAAATCCGCATCTCCTAGAAGGTATCGACTTTCTTGTCATTGCATTGGGGTTGTTCGCACTTGCTGAAGTAACGGCACTTATTAAGAATAGAAAAGAGAAAATGGATAGTATGCATAATGTTGGTAGTCTTAAACTTTCAAAAAGTGACTATAAGGAATTAGCGCCTACTATGGGCAGACAGTCTGTTCTTGGCTTTCTTGTAGGTATTTTACCAGGGGCTGGCGGGACAATCTCTTCCTTTCTTGGTTATATAAGTGAAAAGAAATTCTCTAAAAATCCTGAGGAATTTGGTAAAGGTTCAATGCGAGGAGTTGCTGCTCCGGAAACGGCTAATAATGCCGCGTCGACTGGTGCCTTTGTACCATTATTAAGCCTTGGAATTCCTGGTTCAGGGACAACAGCAGTTATGCTTGGAGCTTTAATCGTACTTGGGATACAGCCTGGGCCGTTGTTAATGACGGAACACCCTGATGTTTTCTATGGTGTTATTGCAAGTATGTATATCGGTAATATTCTATTATTAATTCTGAACTTACCACTTATTCCATACCTTGCTAAAATTCTACTTGTACCAAGGCAGTTATTAATCTCGCTTGTTATTGTATTTTGTATAATTGGAGTTTATGCAATTAGCTTCAGTACATTTGACTTATATTTGCTTTTAGCATTCGGTATTATTGGTTATTTAATGAGACTTATTCAGTTTCCTGCAGCACCCCTTTTACTTGCATTTATACTTGGAGGTATGATGGAACAGGCTTTTAGACAATCACTAACTATTTCAAATGGAAGTCTGTCTATTTTTGCAACAAGTCCGATTGCAGCTGTCATGCTGGCAATTGCTTTCTTGTCTTTCCTAGTGCCAATTATTAAAAGTCGTAAATCAGGAAAAAAAGAGCAAGCAGAAAATAACAAAATTGCTTAGGTACCTGATTAAATGAAGATGAAAATCTTTTACAGTGTACTATGTTTAATGGCGATCATTTATGTAAAGGAAACGTTTTTAACAGACTTTACCACCGAGCAACAACTTACACTTTGTTTGTTAGCATTTGCTGTCTACTTGTGGGTAGCAGCACCAATCCCAACCGGTCCGACTAGTATTCTCCTGTTAGCCTGTATGCTCATTTTTAATCTAGTTGATAGTGTGGAAGATGCTTTGGTGGGATTTCTATCTCCAGCATTATATTTTATTTTACTGTTGTCGTTAATAAGTTACTCATTGGTACAGGTTGGTGTAGACAAAATAATTGCGCGGTTTTTAATCAAAATGAGTAAGGGTGGGCCAACCCTAATTGTAATTATGCTACCATTATTTATTTTAGTGTTACCGATTATTCTACCATCAGCAATTGCACGTTTTAAGATGTTGCTGCCAATAATTACGAAACTAAATCAGTACTATGGGTTCCCAGAAAAAAGTTTATTTGAAAAGTATAGTTTGTATGTTATAGGAATGCTCAATCAAAAAGCAACAATGATTATTTTTACCGGTGGAGGATTTCCGATTCTAGCTTCTCAATTATTAAAGGACTACGAGATTGCAGAAGTTGGATGGATGGATTGGTTTTTACATATCGGACCACCACTTTGGATTGGATCGATAATTGTTGCTATCTTTGTTTGGCAGTTTCTTAAGAAGATGTCTCCTAATGATGAATGGTATAATGAACGAAAGCCAATTGATTTTGTAGATCAAAAAGAAGATCGAATGCCACCTGCTTTCTGGGTGGTTATTATTAGTTTTTTACTAATGATAATGACATGGATTGTTACAGACCAGGGCAAGGTCCCATTAGTCTTACCACCAATGATTTTGGTTGTGCTTTATTCGCTTCCTAAACTTGGATTAATAACGAATAAAGTAATTCGTGATTATGATTGGGAAAACTTTTTATTACTTGGGTCATCATTTTCATTGGGAATGCTAATGGCGGAAAATGGAACGGCGAGTGTGTTAGCGCGGGAACTAATTAGCTTTGTTTCACCTGATGAGGGTATGACAGTGAAAATTATCGCTATTTCTCTACTTATTTTTTTATTACGGTTTTTATTTGTGGTTCCATCCTCAGCAATGATTGTTATTTTCCCAATTGTCATATCTTATTCAGAATTAATTGGTGTTCAACCTGAGAAACTCGCATTTTTAGTAATTATGATCATCGGTGGGGTTGTGGTGCTGCCAATTCATTCACCGACAGTTTACATGGCCTATGAAACTGGTATTTTTAAAAAGAAAGAACAGTATATCATAGGTGTATCTTCTAGTATTATTATAATGATAATCGCAATACTTGCATCACTTTATTATTGGTAAATTGGAGGGAATTTAATGATAACACTTACTACAGATACGGATCATTTACTTAATGAAATAGCAGAGTATGTGTTAAATGGAAAAATTGATAATGATGGTGCTATTGAGACGGCGTCACATGTTTTAATGGACACATTAGGTTGTGGGTTCTTAGCGTTAAGATATCCAGCGTGTACAAAACATCTTGGTCCAATTGTTCCAGGTACAGTTGTTCCAAATGGAAGTAGGGTTCCAGGTACACAATTTGAGTTAGATCCTGTTCAAGCAGCATTTAATATTGGAACAATGGTGCGATGGCTTGATTATAATGATACGTGGCTTGCAGCAGAATGGGGCCATCCTTCCGATAATTTAGGTGGAATATTAGCTGTTGCTGATTATGTAAGTCGGAAGAATATTGCAGATGGTAGGGCACCCCTTACAATGGAAGAGGTATTGATTTCAATGGTTAAGGCACATGAAATTCAGGGGATTTTAGCATTGGAAAATAGTTTGAATCGGCATGGTCTTGATCATGTGCTATATGTAAAAGTAGCTACCACGGCAGTTGTAACTCAAATGCTTGGTGGAACGAGGGAAGAAATTATTAATGCGTTATCAAATGCATGGATTGATAATTCAAGCTTACGTACTTACCGTCATTTCCCTAATGCGGGATCACGTAAATCCTGGGCTGCTGGTGATGCCACTAGTCGTGGCGTACGATTAGCACTAATGGCTGTTCATGGGGAAATGGGCTATAAAACAGCTCTTTCTGCAAAAGGCTGGGGATTTGAAGATGTGTTATTCGGTGGCAAGAAACTAGTATTAGGACAACCACTTGGTTCGTATGTAATGGAAAATATTCTTTTTAAAATTTCATACCCTGCAGAATTTCATGCTCAAACAGCAGCAGAATGTGCAGTAAAATTACACAATGAAACAGCAGGTCGAATTGATAAAATAGATAAAATTGTAATTACGACACATGAGTCTGCAATCCGTATCATTGATAAAACAGGACCGTTATATAATCCAGCAGATCGTGATCATTGTCTTCAATACATAACAGCTATTGGGCTGCTTTTCGGAGATATTACAGCAGACCATTATGAAGAGAAAACGGCGCAAAACCCACGTGTTGACCAACTACGTGATAAAATGGAAGTGGTAGAAAGTGAGCAATACTCGATTGATTATTTAGATTCCGAAAAACGTTCGATTGCAAATGCAGTTCAGGTTTTCTTTCAAGACGGAACATCTAGCGAAAAAGTTGTACGAGAATATCCATTAGGTCACCGTTTTCGTCGTAAAGAAGGAATTCCGAAATTAATGACTAAATTAAAAGCAAATCTGCAAACGAGATTTCCAGAAAAGCAAACAGCTGAAATTTATGCAATTTGTCAGGATCTTCCTTATTTAAAAAATATGTATGTTCATGATTTTATGAACAAATTGGTCATATAAGGGAGGGCGTAGTATGAGTTGGTTAACGCAAGAACACTCTTCACAAAAGGAATTAGCAACCGCTTTTATGAGACTGGTAGAAGAGCAATCAATCTTAAAAGTTCCTGGTGCACATGATGGAATGGCAGCATTAATAGCTAAGCAAGTAGGTTTTAAGGCTTTATACTTATCAGGTGCAGCCTATACGGCAAGTAAAGGACTACCCGATTTAGGGATTGTAAACTCGGAAGAAATAGCTTTGCGGGCAAAGGAAATTATACGTGCTACAAACTTACCACTGTTAGTAGATATTGATACTGGATATGGTGGCGTTTTAAATACAGTGAGAACTGCCAAAGAAATGATGGAGGTTAATGTAGCCGCCGTTCAAATTGAAGATCAGGATTCACCAAAAAAATGTGGGCACTTAAATGGGAAAAAGTTAGTAACCACTGACACAATGGTTGAGAAAATTAAGGCAATCAAAGAGGTTGCACCAACGTTGATTATTGTAGCAAGAACAGATGCACTGGGGGTAGAGGGAATAGAAAGCGCTATAGAGAGATCGAATGAATACGTTCAGGCTGGAGCAGATGTTATTTTTTCGGAAGCATTGACAAAAAAAGAAGAATTTGAGCAGTTTAAACAAAACGTGACTATTCCTTTGCTGGCGAATATGACTGAATTTGGAAAGACTCCATATTACAATGCAACAGAATTTGAGGATTTCGGGTATAGCTTAGTGATCTATCCTGTTTCCTCTTTACGCGTTGCTGCTAAAGCATATGAAAGAGTTTTCGTAGAATTACT contains:
- a CDS encoding LrgB family protein, with protein sequence MQQTVYAIIMILLTVGVFLVMRRLYIRFPFQLLLPMLTSTVLIISILLLFHISYEDYMVGGEWINTFLGPAVVSLAYPLYKQRKVLVTYIFPILSGVFAGICSAMVSGLLFAKVLGVDRSLILSLIPKSITTPVAIQVSSVIGGVPSITVVFVMIAGFTGVILGPFIFKWTRIQSSLGRGIAFGSASHAIGTSKAFEYGELTVSMSSVAMTLSAIFGSVIGPLFVWLFHI
- a CDS encoding response regulator — translated: MIDILIAEDDYRVGNIHAEFLSKIADVKVVGKALNGKETLELIENLSVDLILLDIFMPDILGTELIRHIRDSKPNIDIIMISAATDKSTVEEAIRSGIFDYIIKPVKMDRFIETIEKYKHSRKILNRKAEVDQSFLDDYFGHQHHEIHTTKNTPKGIDPLTLEKVKEIMEENRSGTTAEEMGFKIGASRTTARRYLEYLISIGVCTAQLEYGIVGRPERKYLMNKKTS
- a CDS encoding CidA/LrgA family protein produces the protein MKIIRIIIQIAVLYAISFIGEVLHDYLHIPLPGSIIGLLLLLVGLSLKIIPAKWIENGAGFILAYLPIFFIPATVGVMNYPSLFSWSGVVLIAVVVCSTIVTMIAAGTMGQFHERLSQKRLEKKKCNKQFTQSS
- a CDS encoding DNA topoisomerase III → MSKTVVLAEKPSVGRDIARVLNCTKKGNGYMEGPSYIVTWALGHLVTLADPEIYDDKYKTWKLDDLPMLPPHLKLVVMKKTGKQFNAVKTQLNRNDVSEIVIATDAGREGELVARWILEKARVKKPVKRLWISSVTDKAIKDGFKQLKPGDRYLNLFDAAVARSEADWYVGLNATRALTTKHNAQLSGGRVQTPTLAMIQARENEIKAFKPQQFYGIQAVTDKGLKFTWVDVKNNNRMFAKDKADSVLQKVKNKAATIVSVEKTHKKKYAAQLYDLTELQRDANRIFNFSGKQTLSIMQKLYERHKALTYPRTDSRVISSDIVPTLKDRVKACGIDQYARFASKVLNREFKLSKTVVDNAKVSDHHAIIPTEQSVVLEDLDDKERKIYDLVVKRFLAVLSAPHEYEQTSVEAKIGEERFTAKGKRVTKQGWKEIYDNRFDDDDEADQTLPKLAKGDTFDKIKVSQTTGETKPPERFTEGGLLQAMENPVRYMSSDEKHLAGSLTKTGGLGTVATRADIIEKLFNGQYMDKKGKHLFLTSKGKQLLDLVPEDLRSPALTAEWEQKLGLIADGKLKKDAFIAEMKGYTKEVVQEIKGTDASFKHDNMTGTKCPDCGKLMLEIDNKNGRMLVCQDRSCGHKKNIAKRTNARCPNCHKRLELRGEGEGQMFTCKCGHREKLSTFNKRKEQEKKHKVSKKDVNKYLKKNDDDGFKNNALADALAKLKK
- a CDS encoding ATP-binding protein; this encodes MKTVSLQTKILGLIITLVLLVTIFLTGIIAYIESEETSENIGKRALQVATTISFMPSIRNAYKLDQPQTVIQPIAEKIRKKVGAEFIVIGNAESIRYSHPDEWKLGKRMVGGDNARALVQGEYYTSRAIGSLGPSLRGKAPIFNEQGTIIGIVSVGFLVEDIKSIVFDKLVKISSISLAVLFFGILGGVLLARNIRKDTMGLEPHEIASLYRDRNAILLSIKEGIIAIDNKGYITMMNHSAKSILGFTDDNQLKKIEDVFHNTKMYEVLKSGIGNKDEEMILRDRTVIVNRTPITEDNEVVGVVASFRDKTEINEMLNALSEVRRYSEDLRAQTHEFTNKLYVLSGLLQLKHYDEAIELIQKESAFHLNQNKVVLEQIKDKTVQAILLGKISKASEKKVDFLIDENSSLNVVPKNIDMIKLITILGNLIDNAFEAVENNTLKKVTFFATDIGTDIIFDISDNGVGIAEENIDTIFETGFSTKQAFDRGYGLASVKDIVEELHGGIEVSNQNDGGAVFSVFIPKSLNE